One Oryza sativa Japonica Group chromosome 8, ASM3414082v1 DNA window includes the following coding sequences:
- the LOC107276284 gene encoding uncharacterized protein, translated as MDAALLSASTTAPCRHLRLLLLPSAAPPRAGTRSSKSAAAAGVRGRVRVNSLFGDGGGGDDGFRAVRRLVKLNSAVQNRSVRELLELAGDECLYFFGRISSIDVSQVSKNMFLLLHAMMLRHHVSFVLKPTENEGFDLGVKWSLEWKGKKLPWDLDCNITTNHVYRGMLLINEVNKVYVPLLQRILEIIHQNLDAVILTLANKLLPEGTLDESNRRTIVACAIIGLVVMVVFYNMFKNL; from the exons ATGGATGCAGCTCTTCTCTCGGCTTCGACGACAGCGCCATGTCGTCatcttcgtcttcttcttctcccatcggcggcgccgccgcgtgccgggaCACGGAGCAGcaagagcgcggcggcggcgggggtgaggGGGCGAGTGCGCGTGAATTCCCtgttcggcgacggcggcggcggagatgacgGGTTCCGGGCGGTGAGGAGGCTGGTGAAGCTCAACTCCGCCGTGCAGAACAGGAGCGTCAGGGAGttgctcgagctcgccggcgacgagtgCCTCTACTTCTTCGGTAGAATCTCCTCCATTGACGTTTCACAAGTGAGCAAG AACATGTTTCTGCTCCTCCACGCAATGATGCTTAGGCACCACGTATCGTTCGTGCTCAAGCCGACTGAAAACGAAGGCTTCGACCTAGGCGTCAAATGGTCTCTAG AATGGAAGGGCAAGAAGCTGCCTTGGGACCTAGACTGCAACATCACCACCAATCACGTCTACAGGGGCATGCTGCTCATTAA TGAAGTGAACAAGGTTTATGTGCCACTACTTCAGAGGATTCTTGAGATAATTCACCAG AATTTGGATGCGGTAATTTTGACATTGGCGAATAAGCTTCTGCCAGAAGGTACTCTTGATGAGAGTAACAGGAGGACAATAGTCGCATGTGCCATCATTGGTCTGGTGGTCATGGTAGTTTTCTACAATATGTTCAAGAACTTGTAG
- the LOC4345964 gene encoding uncharacterized protein: MATVEVQAVAAAPSLAAEEAPAVVEAVQDQEPVVAAVEEEEATAAAAAAAAAQVEETKPADDQAAAAPAETVAEAEAEAKEAEPAAAEEAEPEAETAPPAAIAEAEAGEAKEPEPEAEAEAAAAPVEEAAAAPVEVAEEAEAAPPAAPEVAAVEATE, encoded by the exons aTGGCCACCGTCGAG GTCCAagcagtcgccgccgcgcctagtctggcggcggaggaggctcCGGCCGTGGTGGAGGCTGTCCAGGACCAGgagccggtcgtcgccgccgttgaggaagaagaagccaccgccgccgccgctgcggctgcggctgcgcagGTCGAAGAGACAAAGCCGGCAGATGATCAGGCTGCGGCTGCTCCGGCGGAGACTGTGGCTGAGGCCGAGGCAGAGGCCAAAGAGGCAGAGCCTGCAGCCGCCGAGGAGGCCGAgccggaggcggagacggcgccgccggcggcgatcgCCGAGGCCGAGGCAGGTGAGGCGAAAGAACCGGAGCcagaggcagaggcagaggcggcggccgctCCCGTCGAAGAAGCTGCTGCGGCGCCCgtcgaggtggcggaggaggctgAGGCGGCGCCACCGGCCGCACCCGAGGTGGCTGCCGTCGAGGCCACCGAGTGA
- the LOC4345965 gene encoding glycerophosphodiester phosphodiesterase GDPDL3 isoform X1, producing the protein MTTSSWGGGGGGGGGAVRLWCCGLLLMLLSGGGGGGGAAAQRPPAYKTLSGNAPIVIAEGGFSGVFPDSSKNAYVFALSSTSGDTVLWCNVQLTKDGVGICLRDLLMDNCTSISQAYRAGKKAYLVNGEEKKGWFPIDYTMSSLQSVILTQAIWSRTDKFDFAFLPILPVTNVIDLAKPSSVWLNIEHDIFYRQHGLNMTKYILSIPKGGSVQYISSPELGFLQSISGRVNRKTKLVFRFLDATSSDPSSNQTYGSLLSNLTFIKTVASGIMVPKEYIWPVTTNNYIQPAKSIVRDAHSAGLEIYASDFANDRIIPYNYSYDPLEEYLHFVGSDNFSVDGVLSEFPLTAAAAIGCFTNLNVSSKTDHGSPLIISHNGASGDYPDCTDLAYQKAVDDGADVIDCSIQMTSDGVPVCMSSINLFETTNVQRTPFSNRASIFKDIQPTPGIFTFNLTWADISSSDLRPKISSPESIYYLVRNPVHKNAGNFFRLSDFLTFAKDKDLSGIMIIIKNAVFMANSLGFDVVDSVTKALSDAGYNNQTTKAKEVMIQSEDSAVLVNLKQLETKYKLVYTLPSTIGDASASSLVDVKKFADAVIVDRESIFPESQGFIMKETNLVKDLRSAGLAIYAQVFRNEFVSPPWDFFSDVTVEINSYVQSVNIDGIITDFPKTVRRYKIIYPGHIMVSLTVAACTHAVLLAVNSCTGLGVNMPSYMNPAEIGGLAQLLNGSQAQPPALAPMPVLNSSDVTEPPFPSAAPKNAPGGAANGSTPAPGASPSGSQAAAVMRAGILPMVTALFASLLI; encoded by the exons ATGACGACGAGCAgctggggtggtggtggtggtggtggcggtggcgccgtgCGGCTGTGGTGCTGCGGCCTCCTCCTGATGCTCCTTtcaggcggaggcgggggcggaggcgccgccgcgcaGAGGCCCCCGGCCTACAAGACCCTCTCCG GTAACGCGCCCATCGTCATAGCTGAAGGTGGCTTTTCAGGAGTGTTTCCTGATTCCAGCAAAAATGCCTACGTTTTTGCCTTGTCTTCTACCTCGGGTGACACCGTTTTGTGGTGCAATGTGCAACTAACCAAGGATGGTGTCGGAATTTGCCTCCGGGATTTACTTATGGACAACTGCACCAGTATAAGCCAAGCTTACCGAGCGGGAAAGAAGGCATACCTTGTCAACggcgaagaaaaaaaaggatggtTTCCTATTGACTATACCATGTCTTCGCTGCAAAGTGTTATCT TAACACAGGCAATTTGGTCTCGCACCGACAAGTTTGATTTTGCATTCCTTCCCATTCTTCCTGTTACCAATGTGATAGATTTGGCCAAGCCATCTTCTGTTTGGCTGAATATTGAG CACGATATTTTCTACAGACAGCATGGTTTGAATATGACAAAATACATCCTTTCAATTCCGAAGGGTGGTTCTGTGCAGTATATCTCATCACCTGAATTGGGTTTTCTCCAAAGTATATCAGGAAGAGTTAATCGCAAAACGAAGCTAGTGTTTCGTTTTCTTGATGCAACCAGTTCTGATCCTTCTTCAAACCAAACATATGGTTCTCTGTTGAGTAATTTGACATTTATTAAGACTGTTGCCTCTGGTATAATGGTTCCCAAGGAGTACATTTGGCCAGTGACAACTAATAACTATATTCAGCCTGCCAAATCAATTGTCAGAGATGCCCACAGTGCAGGTTTAGAAATATATGCTTCTGACTTTGCAAATGATAGAATTATTCCGTATAATTACAGCTATGATCCGTTGGAAGAATATTTGCATTTTGTTGGTAGTGATAACTTCTCTGTTGATGGAGTATTATCTGAGTTCCCACTCACTGCAGCAGCGGCTATTG GTTGTTTCACTAATTTGAATGTAAGCAGTAAGACAGATCATG GGAGCCCATTAATTATCTCGCACAATGGTGCTAGTGGAGACTACCCAGACTGTACGGATTTGGCTTATCAGAAAGCGGTTGATGATGGCGCCGATGTCATTGATTGTTCCATTCAGATGACCAGTGATGGAGTTCCTGTATGCATGAGTTCAATTAATCTGTTTGAGACCACGAATGTTCAGAGAACCCCTTTCAGCAATCGTGCTTCTATCTTTAAAGATATTCAGCCTACTCCAGGAATCTTCACATTCAATCTCACTTGGGCTGATATTAGCAGTAGCGATTTGAGAC CCAAGATATCTTCCCCAGAGAGTATATATTATCTTGTAAGGAACCCAGTGCACAAAAATGCGGGAAATTTCTTCAGGTTATCTGACTTTCTAACATTTGCTAAGGATAAAGATTTGTCTGGCATCATGATCATCATAAAG AATGCTGTATTTATGGCAAATTCATTAGGATTTGATGTTGTTGATTCTGTAACCAAAGCCTTAAGTGATGCTGGCTATAATAATCAAACTACCAAAGCCAAGGAGGTTATGATCCAGTCAGAAGATAGTGCTGTTCTTGTCAACCTGAAGCAGCTGGAAACCAAATACAAGCTTGTCTACACTCTCCCATCAACTATCGGGGATGCTTCTGCTTCCTCACTGGTAGATGTGAAGAAATTTGCTGATGCTGTCATTGTTGACAGGGAATCTATTTTCCCCGAGAGCCAGGGCTTTATCATGAAGGAAACAAATCTTGTGAAAGATCTCCGTTCTGCTGGGCTAGCTATCTATGCACAGGTGTTCCGGAATGAGTTTGTATCACCACCTTGGGATTTCTTTTCAGATGTAACAGTGGAAATCAATAGCTATGTCCAGTCAGTTAATATTGATGGCATCATAACTGATTTTCCGAAAACAGTCAGAAGATACAAAA TAATTTATCCTGGCCATATTATGGTGTCACTCACTGTTGCTGCTTGCACGCATGCTGTCCTGTTGGCAGTGAACTCCTGTACCGGTCTGGGAGTTAACATGCCTTCATACATGAATCCTGCGGAAATTGGCGGCCTAGCGCAGCTACTCAACGGCAGCCAAGCCCAGCCACCAGCTCTGGCACCAATGCCGGTACTGAACTCATCAGACGTCACTGAACCGCCGTTCCCTTCTGCCGCGCCGAAGAATGCACCTGGCGGCGCTGCCAATGGGAGCACCCCTGCACCCGGTGCGTCGCCGTCAGGCTCTCAGGCCGCTGCTGTCATGAGAGCCGGCATTCTACCGATGGTGACGGCGCTCTTCGCGTCTCTGCTCATCTGA
- the LOC4345965 gene encoding glycerophosphodiester phosphodiesterase GDPDL3 isoform X2, protein MTTSSWGGGGGGGGGAVRLWCCGLLLMLLSGGGGGGGAAAQRPPAYKTLSGNAPIVIAEGGFSGVFPDSSKNAYVFALSSTSGDTVLWCNVQLTKDGVGICLRDLLMDNCTSISQAYRAGKKAYLVNGEEKKGWFPIDYTMSSLQSVILTQAIWSRTDKFDFAFLPILPVTNVIDLAKPSSVWLNIEHDIFYRQHGLNMTKYILSIPKGGSVQYISSPELGFLQSISGRVNRKTKLVFRFLDATSSDPSSNQTYGSLLSNLTFIKTVASGIMVPKEYIWPVTTNNYIQPAKSIVRDAHSAGLEIYASDFANDRIIPYNYSYDPLEEYLHFVGSDNFSVDGVLSEFPLTAAAAIGCFTNLNVSSKTDHGSPLIISHNGASGDYPDCTDLAYQKAVDDGADVIDCSIQMTSDGVPVCMSSINLFETTNVQRTPFSNRASIFKDIQPTPGIFTFNLTWADISSSDLRPKISSPESIYYLVRNPVHKNAGNFFRLSDFLTFAKDKDLSGIMIIIKNAVFMANSLGFDVVDSVTKALSDAGYNNQTTKAKEVMIQSEDSAVLVNLKQLETKYKLVYTLPSTIGDASASSLVDVKKFADAVIVDRESIFPESQGFIMKETNLVKDLRSAGLAIYAQVFRNEFVSPPWDFFSDVTVEINSYVQSVNIDGIITDFPKTVRRYKMNSCTGLGVNMPSYMNPAEIGGLAQLLNGSQAQPPALAPMPVLNSSDVTEPPFPSAAPKNAPGGAANGSTPAPGASPSGSQAAAVMRAGILPMVTALFASLLI, encoded by the exons ATGACGACGAGCAgctggggtggtggtggtggtggtggcggtggcgccgtgCGGCTGTGGTGCTGCGGCCTCCTCCTGATGCTCCTTtcaggcggaggcgggggcggaggcgccgccgcgcaGAGGCCCCCGGCCTACAAGACCCTCTCCG GTAACGCGCCCATCGTCATAGCTGAAGGTGGCTTTTCAGGAGTGTTTCCTGATTCCAGCAAAAATGCCTACGTTTTTGCCTTGTCTTCTACCTCGGGTGACACCGTTTTGTGGTGCAATGTGCAACTAACCAAGGATGGTGTCGGAATTTGCCTCCGGGATTTACTTATGGACAACTGCACCAGTATAAGCCAAGCTTACCGAGCGGGAAAGAAGGCATACCTTGTCAACggcgaagaaaaaaaaggatggtTTCCTATTGACTATACCATGTCTTCGCTGCAAAGTGTTATCT TAACACAGGCAATTTGGTCTCGCACCGACAAGTTTGATTTTGCATTCCTTCCCATTCTTCCTGTTACCAATGTGATAGATTTGGCCAAGCCATCTTCTGTTTGGCTGAATATTGAG CACGATATTTTCTACAGACAGCATGGTTTGAATATGACAAAATACATCCTTTCAATTCCGAAGGGTGGTTCTGTGCAGTATATCTCATCACCTGAATTGGGTTTTCTCCAAAGTATATCAGGAAGAGTTAATCGCAAAACGAAGCTAGTGTTTCGTTTTCTTGATGCAACCAGTTCTGATCCTTCTTCAAACCAAACATATGGTTCTCTGTTGAGTAATTTGACATTTATTAAGACTGTTGCCTCTGGTATAATGGTTCCCAAGGAGTACATTTGGCCAGTGACAACTAATAACTATATTCAGCCTGCCAAATCAATTGTCAGAGATGCCCACAGTGCAGGTTTAGAAATATATGCTTCTGACTTTGCAAATGATAGAATTATTCCGTATAATTACAGCTATGATCCGTTGGAAGAATATTTGCATTTTGTTGGTAGTGATAACTTCTCTGTTGATGGAGTATTATCTGAGTTCCCACTCACTGCAGCAGCGGCTATTG GTTGTTTCACTAATTTGAATGTAAGCAGTAAGACAGATCATG GGAGCCCATTAATTATCTCGCACAATGGTGCTAGTGGAGACTACCCAGACTGTACGGATTTGGCTTATCAGAAAGCGGTTGATGATGGCGCCGATGTCATTGATTGTTCCATTCAGATGACCAGTGATGGAGTTCCTGTATGCATGAGTTCAATTAATCTGTTTGAGACCACGAATGTTCAGAGAACCCCTTTCAGCAATCGTGCTTCTATCTTTAAAGATATTCAGCCTACTCCAGGAATCTTCACATTCAATCTCACTTGGGCTGATATTAGCAGTAGCGATTTGAGAC CCAAGATATCTTCCCCAGAGAGTATATATTATCTTGTAAGGAACCCAGTGCACAAAAATGCGGGAAATTTCTTCAGGTTATCTGACTTTCTAACATTTGCTAAGGATAAAGATTTGTCTGGCATCATGATCATCATAAAG AATGCTGTATTTATGGCAAATTCATTAGGATTTGATGTTGTTGATTCTGTAACCAAAGCCTTAAGTGATGCTGGCTATAATAATCAAACTACCAAAGCCAAGGAGGTTATGATCCAGTCAGAAGATAGTGCTGTTCTTGTCAACCTGAAGCAGCTGGAAACCAAATACAAGCTTGTCTACACTCTCCCATCAACTATCGGGGATGCTTCTGCTTCCTCACTGGTAGATGTGAAGAAATTTGCTGATGCTGTCATTGTTGACAGGGAATCTATTTTCCCCGAGAGCCAGGGCTTTATCATGAAGGAAACAAATCTTGTGAAAGATCTCCGTTCTGCTGGGCTAGCTATCTATGCACAGGTGTTCCGGAATGAGTTTGTATCACCACCTTGGGATTTCTTTTCAGATGTAACAGTGGAAATCAATAGCTATGTCCAGTCAGTTAATATTGATGGCATCATAACTGATTTTCCGAAAACAGTCAGAAGATACAAAA TGAACTCCTGTACCGGTCTGGGAGTTAACATGCCTTCATACATGAATCCTGCGGAAATTGGCGGCCTAGCGCAGCTACTCAACGGCAGCCAAGCCCAGCCACCAGCTCTGGCACCAATGCCGGTACTGAACTCATCAGACGTCACTGAACCGCCGTTCCCTTCTGCCGCGCCGAAGAATGCACCTGGCGGCGCTGCCAATGGGAGCACCCCTGCACCCGGTGCGTCGCCGTCAGGCTCTCAGGCCGCTGCTGTCATGAGAGCCGGCATTCTACCGATGGTGACGGCGCTCTTCGCGTCTCTGCTCATCTGA